Proteins co-encoded in one Acidovorax sp. 69 genomic window:
- a CDS encoding 4-hydroxyphenylpyruvate dioxygenase, which yields MSTPMVATREALGDMPNPLGLQGIEFIEYATSRPQALGQALERMGFQPVARHRSREVLLYRQGDMNIIVNAHQDSERTGVHAPPALTETPVLAAIAFRVGNAAAAYRRVLELGAWAVHTEVEVMELNIPAIHGVGSSRIYFVDRYKEFSIYDVDFVSIPTVEPRPAALAGLHLFGVVQYIGLGRLQDWTHFYGELFGFAELSPEQSFGVLTHGRILASPCGTLHWQLIEPLVDALDADPEELLQRVAFGTPDVMATVNALRARGVDFVESPQGVHTGTRGALTRADVGSPSFELVLDAR from the coding sequence GGGCATCGAGTTCATTGAATACGCCACCAGTCGCCCGCAGGCGCTGGGGCAGGCGCTGGAGCGCATGGGCTTTCAGCCCGTGGCGCGCCACCGCTCGCGCGAGGTGCTTCTGTACCGCCAGGGCGACATGAACATCATCGTCAACGCGCACCAGGACAGCGAACGCACCGGCGTGCACGCGCCGCCCGCGCTGACAGAAACCCCAGTACTGGCCGCCATCGCCTTCCGCGTGGGCAACGCCGCCGCCGCCTACCGCCGCGTGCTGGAGCTGGGGGCATGGGCCGTGCACACCGAAGTCGAAGTCATGGAGCTGAACATCCCTGCCATTCACGGAGTGGGTTCCAGCCGCATCTATTTTGTGGACCGGTACAAGGAGTTCTCGATCTACGACGTGGACTTTGTGTCCATCCCCACTGTTGAGCCCCGTCCTGCCGCTCTGGCCGGGCTGCACTTGTTTGGTGTGGTGCAGTACATCGGCCTGGGTCGCCTGCAGGACTGGACCCATTTCTATGGCGAACTTTTCGGGTTTGCAGAGCTGTCCCCCGAGCAGTCTTTTGGCGTGCTCACGCACGGCCGTATCCTGGCAAGCCCCTGTGGCACGCTGCACTGGCAGCTGATCGAACCACTGGTCGATGCATTGGATGCCGACCCCGAGGAGTTGCTGCAGCGTGTGGCCTTTGGAACGCCCGATGTCATGGCCACCGTGAACGCGCTGCGCGCGCGGGGTGTGGACTTTGTCGAATCGCCCCAGGGTGTGCACACCGGCACACGCGGCGCCCTCACGCGCGCCGACGTGGGCTCGCCCAGTTTCGAACTGGTGCTGGACGCCCGCTGA
- a CDS encoding sugar phosphate isomerase/epimerase — MRTSTMQRNVADFGMDTISLAGPLEAKLAAVKAAGFGQIMLAARDIVGHPQGIEAAVHAVRSSGLRVTGFQVLRDFEGLSGHLHSYKVDIAKQMILMALDLGAPLLLACSSTSSHATADADAIARDLRKLALLALPHGIRVAFEGLSWGRHINEVHQAWAAVEQADCPNLGLAVDSYHQFATSTPLAALADVDPEKIYLVQLSDFMWQETRTVQERIDTARHFRVFPGEGVHSQALAELVRTLDSMGYEGDYSFEVFNDDYQQLPLPYVAQRAWNSALWLAEGVLQRAVPLPGHLRIKTLA; from the coding sequence ATGCGCACATCCACCATGCAACGCAACGTCGCCGACTTCGGCATGGACACCATCAGCCTGGCCGGCCCGCTCGAAGCCAAGCTCGCCGCCGTCAAGGCCGCAGGTTTTGGCCAGATCATGCTGGCCGCGCGCGACATCGTGGGCCACCCACAAGGCATCGAAGCGGCCGTGCACGCCGTGCGCAGCAGTGGCCTGCGCGTGACGGGTTTCCAGGTGCTGCGCGACTTTGAAGGCCTGTCGGGCCACCTGCACAGCTACAAGGTGGACATCGCCAAACAAATGATTCTGATGGCACTTGACCTGGGTGCGCCGCTGCTACTGGCCTGCAGCTCCACCTCGTCGCACGCCACGGCGGACGCCGACGCCATTGCGCGCGACCTGCGCAAACTGGCCCTGCTGGCGCTGCCGCACGGAATTCGCGTGGCGTTTGAAGGACTCTCGTGGGGGCGGCACATCAACGAGGTGCACCAGGCCTGGGCGGCGGTGGAGCAGGCCGATTGTCCCAACCTCGGCCTGGCCGTCGATTCGTATCACCAGTTCGCCACCAGCACCCCGCTCGCAGCGCTGGCCGACGTAGACCCCGAGAAGATCTATCTGGTGCAGCTCTCGGATTTCATGTGGCAGGAGACCCGCACGGTGCAAGAGCGCATCGACACCGCGCGGCACTTCCGTGTGTTCCCCGGCGAGGGCGTGCACAGCCAGGCGCTGGCCGAGCTGGTGCGCACGCTCGACAGCATGGGCTACGAAGGCGACTACAGTTTTGAGGTCTTCAACGACGACTACCAGCAGCTGCCGTTGCCCTATGTGGCGCAGCGGGCCTGGAACAGTGCGCTGTGGCTGGCAGAAGGTGTGCTGCAGCGTGCTGTGCCGCTGCCGGGGCACCTGCGCATCAAAACCTTGGCGTGA
- a CDS encoding MFS transporter, producing MTSTPPLRAGQGLAYGLLGLPLAFVALPLYVLLPNHYAREFGMPLATLGAVLLAARLFDAFTDPLLGRLADQLFGRSVRPVLAVGAVSAGVLASGLSGLFYPPVRGSDALVAWAFFALLITYIAYSQLSIAHQSWGARLGGDELQRGRIVAWREGAALVGVVLASVLPALLGLPVMLGVFALSLLLGWWCWTRAPRPMVGDAGVYRPPQRASLWRPWGRPAFRRLLTVFMLNGIASAIPATLVLFFIQDRLQAPPAQEPMFLAAYFVCAALSIPLWLRAVAHGGLARTWLAGMLLAIAVFVWTAFLGAGDVLPFLLVCALSGAALGTDLALPSALLAGVIASEGDSGQHEGAYFGWWNFATKLNLALAAGLALPLLGWWGYTPGTRSEGGLQTLGLAYAVLPCVLKLLAAAALYVLILRPARERDAFLTSQATPP from the coding sequence ATGACCTCGACACCGCCCCTGCGTGCGGGTCAAGGCCTGGCCTATGGGCTGCTGGGGCTGCCACTGGCGTTTGTGGCGTTGCCGTTGTATGTGCTGCTGCCCAACCACTACGCACGCGAGTTCGGCATGCCGCTGGCCACGCTGGGCGCAGTGCTGCTGGCGGCACGCTTGTTTGATGCGTTCACCGACCCGCTGTTGGGCCGCCTTGCCGACCAACTGTTTGGCCGCTCTGTGCGACCGGTGCTGGCCGTGGGCGCCGTGTCAGCCGGTGTGCTGGCTTCGGGGCTGAGTGGCTTGTTTTATCCGCCTGTTCGCGGCAGCGATGCACTCGTTGCCTGGGCATTCTTTGCGCTGCTCATCACCTACATCGCCTACAGCCAGCTCAGCATCGCGCACCAGTCCTGGGGCGCGCGTCTGGGGGGCGACGAATTGCAGCGTGGCCGCATCGTGGCGTGGCGCGAAGGGGCTGCGCTGGTGGGCGTGGTGCTGGCCTCCGTGCTGCCCGCACTGCTGGGGCTGCCGGTGATGCTCGGCGTATTCGCCCTCAGCTTGTTGCTGGGCTGGTGGTGCTGGACGCGTGCACCGCGCCCCATGGTGGGGGATGCCGGTGTATACCGCCCGCCCCAGCGCGCCAGCCTGTGGCGGCCCTGGGGGCGCCCCGCATTCCGCCGTCTGCTGACCGTGTTCATGCTCAACGGCATTGCCAGCGCCATCCCGGCCACGCTGGTGCTGTTTTTCATCCAGGACCGCTTGCAGGCCCCGCCCGCGCAGGAGCCCATGTTCCTGGCCGCGTACTTTGTGTGTGCCGCGCTGTCGATTCCGCTGTGGCTGCGTGCCGTAGCACACGGGGGTTTGGCGCGCACCTGGCTGGCGGGCATGTTGCTGGCGATTGCCGTGTTTGTATGGACTGCCTTTCTGGGCGCGGGCGATGTGCTGCCGTTCCTGCTGGTCTGCGCGCTGTCCGGCGCGGCGCTGGGCACGGACCTGGCCCTGCCCAGCGCGCTGCTGGCCGGCGTGATCGCCTCCGAGGGCGACAGTGGACAGCATGAAGGCGCGTACTTCGGCTGGTGGAACTTTGCCACCAAGCTCAACCTGGCGCTGGCTGCGGGCCTGGCGCTGCCGCTGCTGGGCTGGTGGGGCTACACGCCCGGCACACGCAGCGAAGGTGGCCTGCAGACCCTGGGCTTGGCCTACGCGGTGCTGCCCTGCGTGCTCAAGCTGCTGGCTGCGGCTGCACTGTATGTACTCATCCTGCGGCCTGCGCGCGAGCGCGACGCATTCCTGACCTCTCAAGCGACGCCACCATGA
- a CDS encoding NAD(P)/FAD-dependent oxidoreductase, which yields MKIAIIGSGISGLSVAHQLRDQANITLFEAGDYFGGHTHTVDVTLPDASGAAVTHGVDTGFLVFNERTYPNLIRLLAELGVETAKSDMSFSVKVPGALGGSGSARTLEWSGTNLSTVFAQRSNLVNPRFLGMLRDLLRFNKLCTRIAEKQAEAALMQPLGDFLREHRFGDAFRDWYFLPMLGCIWSCPTDQMLKFPVATMIRFCHNHGLIQVSNRPQWWTVAGGARHYVDKIVAGIADKRLNTPVRRIERDAAGVRVVTQGAVEHFDQVVLATHSDQSLALLAQPTTQERAVLGSIRYQANRAVLHTDTAVLPERRAAWAAWNYERAPQRSRESARVCLHYLINQLQPVPFAQPVVVSLNPVRDIAPEHVIGSYEYAHPVFDMAAIRAQQQLAKIQGREHTWFCGAWTGYGFHEDGLKSGLAVAEQLLAAMPAPWAEAA from the coding sequence ATGAAAATCGCCATCATCGGCTCCGGCATCTCCGGGCTCTCCGTCGCGCACCAGTTGCGCGACCAGGCGAACATCACACTGTTTGAAGCGGGTGACTACTTTGGTGGCCACACGCACACGGTCGATGTCACGTTGCCGGACGCCTCCGGCGCCGCCGTCACTCACGGCGTGGATACCGGCTTTCTGGTGTTCAACGAGCGCACTTACCCGAACCTGATCCGCCTGCTGGCGGAGCTGGGCGTGGAGACGGCAAAGTCCGACATGTCGTTTTCGGTGAAAGTGCCAGGCGCACTGGGTGGCTCGGGCAGTGCTCGCACGCTGGAGTGGAGCGGCACCAACCTCAGCACCGTGTTTGCCCAGCGGTCCAACCTGGTCAACCCGCGCTTTCTGGGCATGCTGCGTGACCTGCTGCGCTTCAACAAGCTGTGCACGCGCATTGCAGAGAAACAGGCCGAGGCGGCTCTGATGCAGCCGCTGGGCGATTTTTTGCGCGAGCACCGCTTTGGCGATGCTTTCCGCGACTGGTATTTCCTGCCCATGCTGGGCTGCATCTGGAGCTGCCCCACGGACCAGATGCTCAAATTCCCCGTGGCCACCATGATCCGGTTCTGCCACAACCACGGGCTGATTCAGGTGAGTAACCGCCCGCAATGGTGGACGGTGGCCGGTGGTGCGCGCCACTATGTGGACAAGATCGTGGCGGGCATTGCCGACAAGCGCCTGAACACCCCCGTGCGCCGCATCGAACGCGATGCCGCCGGCGTGCGCGTGGTCACCCAGGGTGCGGTGGAGCATTTCGACCAGGTGGTGTTGGCCACCCATTCCGACCAGTCGCTCGCGCTACTGGCCCAGCCCACGACGCAAGAGCGCGCCGTGCTCGGTTCCATCCGCTACCAAGCCAACCGCGCCGTGCTGCACACCGACACCGCGGTGCTGCCTGAACGCCGCGCCGCCTGGGCTGCGTGGAACTACGAACGCGCCCCGCAGCGCAGCCGCGAATCGGCCCGCGTGTGCCTGCACTACCTCATCAACCAACTGCAACCCGTGCCATTTGCCCAGCCCGTGGTGGTGTCGCTCAACCCGGTGCGCGACATCGCGCCCGAACACGTCATCGGCAGCTATGAGTACGCCCACCCGGTGTTCGACATGGCCGCCATCCGTGCGCAGCAGCAGCTGGCCAAGATACAGGGGCGTGAGCACACCTGGTTCTGCGGTGCCTGGACGGGCTACGGGTTCCATGAAGACGGCCTCAAATCAGGCTTGGCCGTGGCGGAGCAATTGCTGGCCGCCATGCCCGCACCTTGGGCGGAGGCTGCGTGA
- a CDS encoding chalcone isomerase family protein — protein MKNIAVAAIFTGALVALGPQTALAQVAEASAAAAAPLSGARLVGQGVLRFLGFEIYRARLWVQPGFDANNYAAHPLALELTYHRDFSGEAIAKRSIEEMRRVGSFTPQQAERWQQALQSALPNVKAGDRLLGLYQPGAGAIFKMAGRVVGEVPDAEFSRLFFGIWLSPQTSEPRLRQDLIAATRPQGQP, from the coding sequence ATGAAAAATATAGCTGTTGCCGCAATATTCACTGGCGCATTGGTGGCTTTAGGCCCTCAAACCGCGCTGGCGCAGGTTGCAGAGGCCAGCGCAGCCGCTGCAGCCCCGTTGTCGGGGGCTCGCCTGGTGGGCCAGGGCGTGCTGCGGTTCCTGGGATTTGAGATCTACCGCGCGCGGCTGTGGGTGCAGCCCGGTTTTGATGCCAACAACTACGCGGCGCATCCGCTGGCGCTGGAGCTGACCTACCACCGCGACTTTTCGGGCGAGGCCATCGCCAAGCGCTCTATCGAAGAAATGCGGCGCGTGGGCAGCTTCACGCCACAGCAGGCCGAGCGCTGGCAGCAGGCGCTGCAGTCGGCGTTGCCGAATGTGAAGGCCGGCGACCGCTTGCTGGGCCTGTACCAGCCCGGTGCAGGCGCCATATTCAAGATGGCAGGGCGTGTGGTGGGCGAGGTGCCCGACGCCGAGTTCTCGCGCCTGTTCTTCGGCATCTGGCTGTCGCCCCAGACCTCGGAGCCTCGGCTGCGCCAGGACCTGATCGCCGCCACCCGGCCCCAGGGCCAGCCATGA
- a CDS encoding SDR family oxidoreductase, whose amino-acid sequence MSLNPPLRDWHGRRAWLIGASSGIGRATATALHARGAQVIVSARSGDALDAFVAQHPGSLALPMDTAEPAQVQAAATQVLAGGAPDLVCYCAGYYRDMRATDFDLAVMLRHEQINYNGVLHVLAAVLPAMLAAAQAGRPGHVSVISSVAGFRGLPKSLAYGPTKAALINLAEALYLDLHDMGMGVSVINPGFVATPLTAGNDFTMPALISPEAAAAAIVQGWERGHFDIHFPKRFTRVMKLLRVLPYRWYFPAVRRFTGL is encoded by the coding sequence ATGAGCCTCAACCCCCCCCTGCGCGACTGGCATGGCCGCCGGGCCTGGCTCATCGGGGCCAGCAGTGGCATTGGCCGCGCCACGGCTACTGCGCTGCATGCGCGGGGTGCGCAGGTCATCGTGTCGGCGCGCAGCGGTGATGCGCTCGATGCTTTTGTCGCCCAACACCCCGGCAGCCTGGCGCTGCCCATGGACACGGCGGAGCCTGCACAAGTGCAGGCCGCTGCCACGCAGGTCCTGGCAGGCGGCGCGCCCGACCTGGTGTGCTACTGCGCGGGCTACTACCGCGACATGCGCGCCACCGATTTCGATCTGGCGGTGATGCTGCGCCATGAGCAGATCAACTACAACGGCGTGCTGCATGTGTTGGCTGCCGTGTTGCCCGCCATGCTGGCGGCGGCGCAGGCCGGGCGCCCGGGGCATGTGAGCGTCATCAGCAGTGTGGCGGGCTTTCGCGGCCTTCCCAAAAGCCTGGCCTACGGTCCCACGAAGGCCGCGCTGATCAATCTGGCCGAAGCGCTGTACCTGGATTTACATGACATGGGCATGGGTGTCAGCGTGATCAACCCTGGTTTTGTGGCCACGCCGCTCACCGCGGGCAATGACTTCACGATGCCCGCGCTGATCTCGCCCGAGGCGGCGGCGGCGGCCATTGTGCAAGGCTGGGAACGCGGACATTTCGACATCCATTTCCCCAAGCGTTTCACGCGCGTGATGAAGCTGCTGCGGGTGTTGCCGTACCGGTGGTATTTTCCGGCGGTCCGCCGTTTCACCGGTCTTTGA
- a CDS encoding nuclear transport factor 2 family protein → MLPPHPHPTSEEAVTRIIAFFENLSPADVSTIGQFYTPQARFKDPFNEVQGVPAIQSIFAHMFEALEQPRFVVTGRVVQGAQCFLTWDFLFAFKDFHKGVTQTVRGASHLVLDEQGLVTLHRDYWDAAEELYEKLPVVGALMRWLKKRANS, encoded by the coding sequence ATGTTGCCCCCGCATCCCCATCCCACCAGCGAAGAAGCCGTCACCCGCATCATCGCGTTCTTTGAAAACCTCTCACCGGCTGACGTGTCAACCATCGGCCAGTTCTACACACCGCAGGCCCGCTTCAAGGACCCTTTCAACGAGGTGCAGGGCGTACCTGCGATCCAGTCCATATTTGCCCACATGTTCGAGGCGCTGGAACAGCCGCGTTTTGTGGTCACCGGCCGGGTGGTGCAGGGCGCACAGTGCTTTTTGACCTGGGACTTCCTGTTCGCGTTCAAGGACTTTCACAAAGGCGTGACGCAGACGGTGCGCGGCGCATCGCACCTGGTGCTCGACGAACAAGGCCTGGTCACGCTGCACCGCGACTATTGGGACGCGGCCGAAGAGTTGTACGAAAAACTGCCCGTGGTCGGCGCACTGATGCGCTGGCTCAAAAAGCGCGCCAACAGTTGA
- a CDS encoding DUF1365 domain-containing protein, whose product MSLTTPPALPLIGFGQVRHTRLRPKRHAFAYPTFFLMLPMRSLAQTTGMQSALAVNRRGAISFHDTDHGDGRSADQGGALAWLDDLLRTEGIDDAVGEVWLHCYPRVLGHTFKPVSFWYCHRADGSLRAIVVEVNNTFGERHCYLLDAPQYGVEQQARKVFHVSPFCEVTGGYRFRFMRTAAAPADEGRTVARIDYDDASGPLIQTSVSGTLLHANARTLRQALWGYPVMTLAIVARIHWHALQLWLKRVRFHRKPEAPASIVTR is encoded by the coding sequence GTGAGCCTTACGACCCCGCCGGCTCTGCCGCTCATCGGCTTCGGCCAGGTGCGCCACACGCGGCTGCGGCCCAAAAGGCATGCGTTTGCTTACCCCACGTTCTTCCTGATGCTCCCGATGCGCAGCCTTGCGCAAACGACGGGTATGCAGAGTGCGCTGGCGGTCAACCGGCGCGGCGCCATCAGCTTTCATGACACAGACCATGGTGATGGTCGAAGTGCTGACCAGGGCGGGGCGCTGGCCTGGCTCGACGACCTGCTGCGCACCGAAGGCATTGACGACGCGGTGGGCGAGGTCTGGCTGCACTGCTACCCGCGTGTGCTGGGCCACACCTTCAAGCCCGTGAGCTTCTGGTACTGCCACCGTGCCGATGGCAGCCTGCGCGCCATCGTGGTGGAGGTGAACAACACCTTTGGCGAGCGCCACTGCTACCTGTTGGATGCGCCGCAGTACGGTGTGGAGCAACAGGCGCGCAAGGTGTTCCATGTATCGCCATTTTGCGAAGTGACCGGAGGCTATCGCTTTCGTTTCATGCGCACGGCGGCGGCACCCGCCGATGAAGGTCGCACCGTAGCGCGCATCGACTACGACGACGCCAGCGGCCCACTGATACAGACCAGCGTGAGCGGCACGCTGTTGCACGCCAACGCGCGCACCTTGCGCCAGGCGCTGTGGGGCTACCCCGTCATGACGCTGGCCATCGTGGCCCGCATCCACTGGCACGCGCTGCAGCTGTGGCTCAAGCGCGTGCGTTTCCATCGCAAGCCCGAGGCGCCAGCCTCCATCGTGACCCGTTGA
- a CDS encoding DUF3833 domain-containing protein, with translation MMQRRLLLSAAVAAPMVLSGCASQSLDGYANEKPVLDLAQYFNGKIDAHGIFQDRSGQIVKRFTVVMDCQWKGNEGVLDEAFTYSDGTTQRRIWRLTKHADGRYTGVADDVVGTANGQTRGNAFRWNYTLALPVDGKVYNVDLDDWMYLIDDRVMLNRATMSKFGFRLGEITLSFTKRAP, from the coding sequence ATGATGCAACGACGCCTCCTTCTTTCGGCCGCAGTGGCGGCTCCCATGGTCCTGTCCGGCTGTGCCAGCCAAAGCCTGGACGGTTATGCCAACGAAAAGCCGGTGCTCGACCTGGCCCAGTATTTCAACGGCAAGATCGATGCCCACGGCATCTTCCAGGACCGCAGCGGCCAGATCGTCAAACGCTTCACTGTGGTGATGGATTGCCAGTGGAAGGGCAATGAAGGCGTGCTCGATGAAGCCTTCACCTACTCCGACGGCACCACACAGCGCCGCATCTGGCGCCTGACGAAACACGCCGACGGCCGCTACACGGGCGTCGCCGACGACGTGGTGGGCACGGCCAACGGCCAGACGCGCGGCAACGCCTTCCGCTGGAACTACACGCTGGCGCTGCCGGTGGACGGCAAGGTCTACAACGTGGACCTGGACGACTGGATGTACCTCATCGACGATCGCGTGATGCTCAACCGCGCCACCATGAGCAAGTTCGGATTCCGCCTGGGCGAGATCACTTTGTCCTTTACCAAACGCGCGCCATGA
- a CDS encoding cyclopropane-fatty-acyl-phospholipid synthase family protein, giving the protein MNSTTATRSALTLPAGTPAAARTALKLLQRLQHGHLTVQLPDGTLQHFGHGNGPSAAITLKNWNVCSAALRSGDIGFAESYIAGDWTTPHLTDLLKLFVANRQQIEGVIYGTWAGRLLYRVKHLLNRNTRANSQKNIHAHYDLGNAFYELWLDDTMNYSSAWFEGDAGGDMRTAQHAKVRRALRMAGVQPGARVLEIGCGWGALAEMATTEFGASLTGVTLSTEQLAFAQKRMAAHGVENQADLRLQDYRDIADGPYDAICSVEMVEAVGREYWPTYFQSVNRLLKPGGKACIQSIVIDDSLFERYISSTDFIQQYIFPGGCLPCPREFRREAEAAGLRVVDEFAFGQDYAETLKRWRERFLAQRTQILQLGFDQRFMHIWEFYLAYCEAAFAMSNIDLVQYTLIKD; this is encoded by the coding sequence ATGAACTCCACCACTGCCACCCGTTCTGCCTTGACCCTGCCTGCAGGCACCCCTGCTGCGGCACGCACAGCGCTCAAGCTACTGCAGCGACTGCAGCACGGCCACCTCACAGTGCAACTGCCCGATGGCACGCTGCAGCATTTCGGGCACGGCAACGGCCCCTCGGCGGCCATCACGCTCAAGAACTGGAACGTGTGCAGCGCAGCGCTCCGGTCGGGCGACATCGGGTTTGCCGAGAGCTACATCGCAGGCGACTGGACCACGCCGCACCTCACCGACCTGCTCAAGCTTTTTGTCGCCAACCGCCAGCAGATCGAAGGCGTGATCTACGGCACCTGGGCCGGGCGGCTGCTGTACCGCGTCAAGCACCTGCTCAACCGCAACACACGCGCCAACAGCCAGAAAAATATCCACGCCCATTACGACCTGGGCAATGCGTTCTACGAACTGTGGCTGGACGACACGATGAACTATTCGTCCGCCTGGTTCGAGGGCGACGCGGGCGGCGACATGCGCACCGCACAGCACGCCAAGGTGCGCCGCGCGCTGCGCATGGCGGGCGTGCAGCCCGGTGCCCGCGTGCTGGAGATTGGCTGCGGCTGGGGCGCGCTGGCCGAGATGGCGACCACCGAGTTTGGTGCGTCCCTCACTGGCGTGACGCTGTCCACCGAGCAACTGGCGTTTGCGCAGAAACGCATGGCGGCCCATGGGGTGGAGAACCAGGCCGACCTGCGCCTGCAGGACTACCGTGACATCGCCGACGGCCCCTATGACGCCATCTGCTCCGTCGAAATGGTCGAGGCTGTGGGCCGCGAATACTGGCCCACCTACTTCCAGTCGGTGAACCGCCTGCTCAAGCCCGGCGGCAAGGCCTGCATCCAGAGCATCGTGATCGACGACAGCCTGTTCGAGCGCTACATCAGCTCCACCGACTTCATCCAGCAGTACATCTTCCCCGGTGGCTGCCTGCCGTGCCCGCGCGAGTTCCGCCGCGAGGCCGAGGCAGCTGGCCTGCGGGTGGTGGACGAGTTCGCTTTTGGCCAGGACTATGCCGAGACCCTCAAACGCTGGCGCGAGCGTTTTCTGGCGCAGCGCACGCAGATCCTGCAGCTGGGGTTCGACCAGCGCTTCATGCACATCTGGGAGTTCTACCTGGCGTATTGCGAGGCGGCGTTTGCGATGAGCAACATTGACCTGGTGCAGTACACGCTGATCAAGGACTGA